In Phormidium yuhuli AB48, one genomic interval encodes:
- a CDS encoding helix-turn-helix transcriptional regulator: protein MTPDSQLSFILQLLKHLCHGPISREELITKLSLDLDEMGQAGGDVKQKLDRSLKKLRSCGFEIESAPHHPYHLKQSNFPLLLTSKQRGAIATATQLLQQLGFAQEAAELQLLLKSNDEPDIASLEADFSPPVDYSQPQLATILDQLRDRIAQQQRFIIRYQGSSGYQRNYDLDHCELRLHQGALYLFALVPTPPQWTLPKDRPIQFFDRNQPFRVDRILKVFPSSGDSWTYSSFGTLKIRYQLQGPLGTYQPRRPQETVIERHPDRKIVIIEAEEDHVFWFLQRIMRYREHCQILYPDWLRLQHQQTIQKMLDNYKTSVD from the coding sequence ATGACTCCAGATTCCCAACTCAGCTTTATCCTGCAACTCCTCAAGCATCTCTGTCACGGTCCCATCAGTCGTGAGGAGTTGATCACGAAACTCAGCCTTGACCTGGATGAAATGGGTCAAGCCGGGGGAGATGTGAAACAGAAACTCGATCGCAGCCTGAAGAAACTCAGGTCCTGTGGGTTCGAGATTGAGAGTGCGCCACACCACCCCTACCACCTCAAACAGAGTAACTTTCCCCTCTTGCTGACCTCCAAGCAACGGGGGGCGATCGCCACCGCCACACAGTTACTCCAACAACTCGGATTCGCCCAGGAAGCCGCCGAACTGCAACTTTTACTCAAATCCAACGATGAGCCAGATATTGCCAGCTTAGAAGCCGATTTCAGCCCTCCTGTGGACTATAGCCAGCCTCAGTTGGCCACCATCCTAGACCAATTGCGCGATCGCATTGCCCAACAACAGCGATTTATCATTCGATATCAGGGAAGTAGCGGCTATCAACGGAACTACGACCTCGATCACTGCGAACTACGACTCCATCAGGGCGCATTATATCTGTTTGCGCTGGTCCCCACTCCCCCCCAATGGACCCTCCCCAAAGATCGTCCCATCCAATTCTTCGATCGCAATCAACCCTTCCGAGTCGATCGCATCCTCAAGGTATTCCCCTCAAGCGGAGACTCCTGGACCTACTCAAGCTTCGGAACCTTGAAAATTCGCTACCAACTGCAAGGCCCCCTGGGAACCTATCAACCCCGTCGTCCCCAAGAAACCGTCATCGAACGCCACCCCGACCGCAAAATCGTGATCATTGAAGCTGAAGAAGACCATGTCTTTTGGTTCCTACAACGAATCATGCGTTACCGCGAACATTGTCAAATCCTTTACCCAGACTGGCTTCGCCTCCAACATCAGCAAACCATCCAAAAAATGTTAGACAACTACAAAACCTCAGTTGACTAA
- a CDS encoding Uma2 family endonuclease — translation MIAIKFDDSISPQDYLEQERHRPIKHEYLDGEVYAMAGTTKGHNLISLNLAILLRTALSRSRCQTFMADVKVEIDHQKYYFYPDLVVTCDDDDEMNADSIAYPKVIIEVLSASTESFDRGKKFQCYRTIPGLQDYILVSSQTYLVEVFHRTQGDRWLLDTYQGIEAIARIESLNLDAPLADIYASLDLSRIADEKRGDNLEI, via the coding sequence ATGATTGCGATTAAGTTTGACGATTCGATCAGTCCGCAAGACTACTTAGAACAAGAACGTCATCGTCCCATCAAGCATGAATATCTCGATGGGGAGGTTTACGCGATGGCGGGAACAACGAAAGGCCATAATCTGATTAGCTTGAACTTAGCCATTCTCTTACGAACAGCCTTAAGCCGTTCACGCTGTCAGACCTTTATGGCGGATGTTAAGGTCGAGATTGATCATCAAAAATACTATTTTTATCCAGATTTGGTGGTTACTTGCGATGATGATGACGAGATGAATGCTGATTCGATCGCGTACCCTAAGGTCATCATCGAAGTGTTATCAGCATCGACTGAATCGTTTGACCGGGGTAAAAAGTTTCAATGCTATCGGACGATTCCCGGTTTACAAGATTATATTCTGGTGAGTTCTCAAACGTACCTAGTGGAAGTGTTCCACCGAACTCAGGGCGATCGCTGGCTGCTGGATACCTATCAAGGAATCGAGGCGATCGCCCGAATTGAAAGTCTCAATCTCGATGCTCCTCTGGCGGATATTTACGCCAGCCTAGATTTGAGCCGTATTGCGGACGAGAAACGAGGGGATAATCTGGAAATCTAA